A stretch of Bradyrhizobium sp. CCBAU 53338 DNA encodes these proteins:
- a CDS encoding ThiF family adenylyltransferase yields MKNLPERYDRNIRLFGEEGQRKLLTTKVLIAGVGGLGSPLVQHLALLGVGGIGLVDDEELDETNRNRFVGARHDDPVPGSLKVLLSKRLANEIDPTIKITEIPDGLVSEKAFAAVKAVDVVFGCFDEDGPRAILNELCAAYRKNYIDLASDIPEPGVYGGRVCTSWDGDGCLFCMGELDGRAVQEYLQTDAERQIRDRIYGVDQNVLAGKGPSVSPINGVVASLAAVEFMAAVTGLREPKKLLNYSGHLGTVNVRREQAPDCYICKSLRGQAEAADVERYLRMPHLRRRR; encoded by the coding sequence ATGAAGAATCTGCCGGAAAGGTATGACCGCAACATTCGGCTCTTCGGCGAAGAGGGGCAGCGGAAACTCCTAACAACGAAGGTGTTGATTGCCGGCGTCGGTGGCCTCGGCAGTCCTCTGGTGCAACACCTCGCACTTCTCGGAGTCGGGGGGATAGGTCTTGTCGATGATGAAGAGCTTGACGAGACCAATCGGAACCGCTTCGTCGGCGCTCGCCATGACGATCCGGTGCCTGGGAGCCTAAAGGTACTCCTGAGCAAGCGGCTTGCCAACGAGATCGATCCAACGATCAAAATCACAGAGATTCCCGACGGTCTTGTATCCGAGAAGGCCTTCGCCGCCGTCAAGGCCGTAGACGTCGTGTTCGGGTGTTTCGACGAAGACGGGCCTCGCGCGATTCTTAATGAGTTGTGTGCCGCGTATCGCAAGAACTACATCGATCTCGCGTCTGACATACCAGAGCCCGGAGTGTATGGCGGCCGCGTCTGCACCTCGTGGGATGGTGATGGTTGTCTATTCTGCATGGGCGAGCTCGATGGCCGCGCTGTGCAAGAGTATCTGCAAACCGATGCCGAGCGACAGATACGAGACCGCATCTACGGCGTTGACCAGAACGTACTCGCAGGGAAAGGACCTTCGGTGTCTCCGATCAACGGAGTGGTTGCCTCTCTCGCAGCGGTGGAGTTCATGGCTGCAGTCACGGGACTTCGAGAGCCAAAGAAATTGCTGAATTATTCGGGACATCTTGGGACGGTGAACGTTAGGCGGGAGCAGGCGCCTGATTGCTACATCTGCAAAAGCCTTCGCGGCCAGGCTGAGGCTGCAGACGTCGAGCGCTATCTGCGAATGCCGCATCTGCGCAGGCGGCGCTGA